The Bos indicus x Bos taurus breed Angus x Brahman F1 hybrid chromosome 3, Bos_hybrid_MaternalHap_v2.0, whole genome shotgun sequence genome includes a window with the following:
- the LOC113889547 gene encoding alpha-amylase 2B-like produces MKFFLLLSVIVFCWAQYAPHTKTGRTSIVHLFEWRWVDIALECERYLAPKGFGGVQISPPSENAVITDPSRPWWERYQPVSYKLCTRSGNESEFKDMVTRCNNVGVRIYVDAVINHMTGSGVSAGTSSTCGSYFNPGTRDFPAVPYSGWDFNDEKCNTGNGEIKSYDVAYQVRDCRLVGLLDLALAKDYVRSTVADYLNRLIDIGVAGFRIDASKHMWPGDIKAVLDKLHNLNTSWFPEGSRPFIYQEVIDLGGETITSSDYFGNGHVTEFKYGVKLGTVLRKWSGEKMAYLKNWGEGWGFMPSDRALVFVDNHDNQRGHGAGGASILTFWDARLYKMGVGFMLAHPYGFTRVMSSYHWPRHFEDGKDVNDWVGPPNNNGVIKEVTINPDTTCGNGWVCEHRWRQIRNMVIFRNVVDGQPFTNWWDNGSNQVAFGRGNKGFIVFNNDDWALSATLQTGLPPGTYCDVISGDKIGDNCTGIEINVSCDGNAYFSISNSAEDPFIAIHTESKL; encoded by the exons ATGAAGTTCTTTCTGTTGCTTTCAGTCATTGTGTTCTGCTGGGCTCAGTATGCCCCACACACCAAAACTGGACGGACATCTATTGTCCATCTGTTTGAGTGGCGCTGGGTCGATATTGCTCTTGAATGTGAGCGATACTTAGCCCCCAAAGGATTTGGAGGGGTTCAG ATCTCCCCACCCAGTGAAAATGCTGTGATTACTGACCCTTCAAGACCTTGGTGGGAAAGATACCAACCAGTTAGCTACAAGTTATGTACAAGATCAGGAAATGAAAGTGAATTCAAAGACATGGTGACTAGATGTAACAATGTTGGT GTTCGCATTTATGTGGATGCTGTAATTAATCATATGACTGGAAGTGGTGTGAGTGCGGGAACGAGCAGTACTTGTGGAAGTTACTTCAACCCTGGAACTAGGGATTTCCCAGCAGTCCCATACTCTGGATGGGattttaatgatgaaaaatgtaatactggaaatggagaaattaaaagctatGATGTTGCTTATCAG GTCAGAGATTGTCGTCTGGTTGGTCTTCTTGATCTTGCATTGGCGAAAGATTACGTGCGCTCCACAGTTGCTGATTATCTAAACCGACTCATTGACATTGGTGTAGCAGGGTTCCGAATTGATGCTTCTAAGCACATGTGGCCTGGAGACATAAAGGCAGTTTTGGATAAACTGCATAATCTAAACACAAGCTGGTTCCCTGAAGGAAGTAGACCTTTCATTTACCAGGAG GTAATTGATCTGGGTGGTGAGACAATTACAAGCAGTGATTACTTTGGAAATGGCCATGTGACAGAATTTAAGTATGGTGTGAAACTAGGCACAGTTCTACGCAAGTGGAGTGGAGAGAAGATGGCTTActtaaa gaaCTGGGGAGAAGGCTGGGGTTTCATGCCTTCTGACAGGGCACTTGTCTTTGTTGATAACCATGACAATCAGCGAGGGCATGGAGCTGGGGGAGCATCTATTCTTACATTCTGGGATGCTAG ACTGTACAAAATGGGAGTTGGATTTATGCTCGCTCATCCCTATGGATTTACACGAGTAATGTCAAGCTACCATTGGCCAAGACATTTTGAGGATGGAAAA GATGTTAATGATTGGGTCGGGCCACCAAATAATAATGGAGTAATTAAAGAAGTTACTATTAATCCGGATACTACTTGTGGCAATGGCTGGGTCTGTGAACATCGATGGCGTCAAATAAG gaacatGGTTATATTCCGTAATGTGGTTGATGGACAACCTTTTACAAACTGGTGGGATAATGGTAGTAACCAAGTAGCTTTTGGAAGAGGAAACAAAGGATTCATTGTTTTCAACAATGATGACTG gGCGTTATCTGCAACTTTGCAAACTGGTCTTCCTCCTGGTACATATTGTGATGTTATTTCTGGAGATAAAATTGGTGACAATTGTACAGGAATTGAAATCAATGTTTCTTGTGATGGTAATGCTTATTTTTCAATTAGTAACTCTGCTGAGGATCCATTTATTGCAATTCATACTGAatctaaattataa